The Hemibagrus wyckioides isolate EC202008001 linkage group LG10, SWU_Hwy_1.0, whole genome shotgun sequence genome includes a window with the following:
- the arhgap45b gene encoding rho GTPase-activating protein 45 isoform X1 — translation MLKRGTGSKASYSPYSTVQRVKKVDSKTKLDLLPNKANVWLKQLSILQEQPRKDGSDASSSSSSASFSAAASLCSTAVEGQSCPGTPCAPHGKLVGCPSPAGTLKRPTALSRNASAAGFPIQSWVFSKGQGRAAIAHSPQSEAVEMPAVIEVEDIPPLLRAVARFAEAVEKLKDVVLEDKQENRRPLAHECLGEVLRILRQIINMYPLLNTVETLTAAGKLISQVKGFHYEVCNETDKKDFEKAIETIAVAFSNNVSELLMGEVDSSTLLSVLPTEKSKSMENLYRISGMETSHDSTELVMRAEEVDILLQRSEGGVDSALTYAKSISKYIKDLIGYVEKRISFEVEFSKGLQRLYQACKQTITQPHMPFFSIYSLALEQDLEQSSGIHQAANTLYNQTFIQPLMQRKQEHEKKRKELKEQWLKAKRKLLESEANLRRAKQVYIARCEEYEKAKMAASRAEEEGSSSTAKAVDKKKRLEEEARNKAEEAEATYRVCVADATQQQQELEHTKVTVLRQIQEVIKQSDQTLRSATISYYQIMHMQTVGLPVHYQTLCESSKLYDPGQQYATHVKELQMSEEPEVHYTFEPYCASSSQPAARVRSDSANTEAHTSSSEGTVTAGETADPAHKEEQRKARGHMTHKLWGSTVSDTDSVVGGNDLGSPTNSAGDISKIARTSSTGTISSNEDTDEKDGAMANFEPSNINGIEPEIVVPTGPFKSVGLSKAAQTHRLRKLRSPAKCRQCDSYVYFQGAECEECFLACHKRCLETLAIQCGHKKLQGRLQLFGQEFSQVSNSSSDGIPFIIKKCTCEIERRALRMKGIYRVNGVKTRVEKLCQAFENGKELVELSQSSPHDISNVLKLYLRQLPEPIMPFRLYNSLMGLAKESLALVGPEGAEAGKGPDLVDLGPETDPELLKLVHKLKELLTELPKASMTTLRYIARHLRRIAELEEDNKMSPSNLGIVFGPSLMRPRPSGATVSLSSLVDYPYQARIVETLIVFYSTVFPSESNRTSSVCTVHLPSLQQDSSIDGEDSGTNDDEADRTEEHGGTEADKTNEELEGSIGTLGSMEPSLDSDSELEEEGGGTEEQPLSPVSNEDPEVTPPTAEVQNHSGSDSEPPALPESEPPELESPDELPTSSFAQLNINQPDNN, via the exons ATGTTAAAACGGGGAACAGGATCTAAAGCCAGCTACAGTCCGTATTCCACGGTGCAGAGAGTCAAGAAAGTAGACAGCAAAACTAAACTGGATCTGTTGCCCAATAAAGCCAATGTGTGGTTAAAACAG CTGTCTATTCTCCAGGAGCAGCCTCGGAAAGATGGCTCGGATGCTagttcttcctcttcatctgcGTCCTTCTCCGCCGCTGCAAGTCTTTGTTCAACCGCTGTGGAAGGCCAGAGCTGCCCGGGTACTCCGTGTGCCCCACATGGAAAACTGGTGGGTTGTCCGTCACCGGCAGGCACACTGAAGAGGCCTACAGCTCTGAGTCGCAATGCCAGCGCTGCGGGCTTCCCGATCCAGTCCTGGGTGTTCAGTAAGGGCCAAGGCCGGGCTGCTATCGCCCATAGCCCTCAGAGCGAGGCAGTGGAAATGCCGGCAGTTATCGAGGTCGAGGACATTCCCCCACTGCTGCGTGCTGTAGCTCGTTTTGCTGAGGCGGTGGAGAAACTCAAAGATGTAGTTCTGGAAG ACAAACAGGAGAACCGCCGTCCATTGGCCCACGAGTGTCTGGGCGAGGTGCTGCGGATCCTGCGTCAAATCATCAACATGTACCCGCTCCTCAACACGGTGGAGACTCTCACCGCTGCCGGGAAGCTCATCTcccaggtcaaag GCTTTCATTATGAAGTCTGCaatgaaacagataaaaagGACTTTGAGAAAGCCATCGAGACCATTGCAGTAGCTTTCAGCAACAA TGTCTCGGAGCTGTTAATGGGAGAGGTTGACAGCAGCACTCTTTTATCAGTACTGCCCACGGAGAAGAGcaag TCTATGGAGAACTTGTACAGAATCTCTGGTATGGAGACTTCACACGACTCTACTGAATTAG tgatGAGAGCTGAGGAGGTCGACATCCTTCTGCAGCGTAGTGAAGGTGGAGTTGACTCTGCACTGACCTATGCTAAGTCCATCTCCAAGTACATAAAGGACCTGATTGGCTATGTGGAGAAACGCATCTCTTTTG AGGTGGAGTTTTCCAAAGGCCTCCAAAGGCTTTATCAGGcatgcaaacaaacaatcacacaG CCACACATGCCTTTCTTCTCAATATATTCCCTGGCATTGGAGCAGGACCTGGAGCAGAGTTCAGGAATACATCAGGCTGCAAACACCCTGTACAACCAGACCTTCATACAG CCTTTGATGCAGCGAAAGCAGGAGCATGAGAAGAAACGAAAAGAGCTGAAAGAACAGTGGCTCAAAGCAAAGAGAAAGCTG TTGGAGTCCGAGGCTAACTTGCGGCGGGCTAAGCAGGTCTACATCGCCCGCTGTGAGGAATATGAGAAGGCCAAGATGGCAGCTAGCAGAGCAGAGGAGGAGGGCAGCAGCTCCACTGCCAAAGCAGTGGATAAGAAAAAGCGACTAGAGGAGGAGGCTCGTAATAAG GCTGAAGAAGCGGAGGCCACATACCGCGTGTGTGTTGCTGACgccacacagcagcagcaggagctgGAGCACACAAAGGTTACAGTGTTGAGACAGATCCAGGAGGTCATCAAGCAGAGTGACCAGACCCTCCGCTCT GCCACTATTTCCTACTATCAGATCATGCACATGCAGACAGTGGGGCTGCCTGTGCACTACCAGAcgctgtgtgagagcagtaaGCTGTACGATCCAGGACAGCAGTACGCCACCCATGTCAAAGAGCTGCAAATGAGCGAGGAACCGGAGGTCCATTACACCTTCGAGCCCTACTgtgcctccagcagcca GCCGGCAGCCAGAGTGCGCAGTGACAGCGCcaacacagaggcacacacgAGCAGCTCTGAAGGGACCGTCACAGCCGGAGAGACGGCCGATCCTGCTCATAAAGAGGAGCAGAGGAAAG CACGTGGTCACATGACTCACAAATTGTGGGGCTCCACAGTGAGTGACACAGACAGCGTTGTCGGAGGAAATGACCTTGGGTCCCCTACTAACAGTGCAG GTGACATCAGTAAAATCGCCAGAACATCGTCCACAGGAACCATTTCATCAAACGAGGACACTGATGAAAAAGATGGGGCCATGGCCAACTTTGAACCTTCTA ATATTAATGGCATCGAGCCTGAAATCGTGGTGCCGACTGGGCCGTTTAAAAGCGTGGGCCTATCCAAAGCTGCACAAACCCACCGCCTGCGTAAACTTCGCTCTCCAGCAAAATGCCGGCAATGTGACAGTTATGTGTACTTCCAGGGAGCAGAATGTGAGGAG TGTTTCCTGGCTTGCCATAAACGCTGTTTGGAGACTCTGGCAATCCAGTGTGGACATAAGAAACTGCAGGGCCGCCTCCAGCTCTTTGGACAGGAGTTTTCTCAGGTGtccaacagcagctctgacggAATTCCTTTCATCATCAAAAAGTGCACATGTGAGATTGAAAGGAGAGCGCTTAGGATGAAG GGAATTTACCGTGTGAACGGGGTGAAAACCAGGGTGGAGAAATTGTGCCAGGCTTTTGAAAATGGCAAGGAGCTTGTGGAGCTGTCTCAATCCTCTCCACATGACATCAGCAACGTGCTCAAGCTCTACTTGAGACAg CTTCCAGAGCCCATCATGCCTTTCCGCCTGTATAACAGTCTAATGGGCCTGGCAAAGGAAAGCCTGGCCTTGGTGGGACCTGAGGGGGCAGAGGCTGGGAAAGGACCTGATCTAGTTGATCTGGGCCCAGAGACAGACCCTGAACTTCTGAAACTGGTACACAAACTAAAGGAGCTCCTCACTGAGCTGCCCAAAGCGAGCATGACCACACTGCGCTACATAGCACGCCATCTCCGCAG GATTGCTGAGCTGGAAGAGGACAATAAGATGAGCCCCAGTAATCTGGGCATTGTGTTTGGGCCATCACTGATGCGGCCCCGGCCTTCAGGGGCCACAGTGTCCCTATCTTCTCTGGTGGATTACCCTTATCAGGCCCGCATTGTGGAAACACTCATTGTGTTTTACTCCACTGTCTTCCCTTCCGAGTCAAATCGCACAAGCAGTGTCTGTACAGTCCATTTACCATCACTGCAGCAG GACAGCAGTATCGACGGGGAGGACTCGGGTACAAATGATGATGAAGCAGATCGCACTGAAGAACACGGAGGAACCGAGGCAGACAAGACAAATGAGGAACTAG AGGGCTCCATAGGCACACTGGGATCCATGGAGCCGAGTCTTGATTCTGACTCAGAGCTGGAGGAGGAAGGAGGTGGGACTGAAGAACAGCCACTCTCCCCTGTCAGTAATGAGGATCCTGAAGTAACCCCTCCCACAGCAGAGGTCCAGAATCACTCAGGTTCAGACAGCGAACCTCCTGCATTGCCTGAGAGTGAGCCTCCTGAACTCGAGAGTCCAGACGAACTACCAACGAGCTCATTCGCACAGCTCAACATCAACCAGCCTGACAATAATTAG